In Desulfurococcaceae archaeon, one genomic interval encodes:
- a CDS encoding ornithine cyclodeaminase family protein codes for MELLYLSRRDVESLNISYNEVINAVELSFKLKGEGKVQLPPKPGVNPRPNSFIHAMPAYVGEVDVVGVKWVSGYLGNPARGLPYINAILILNDPETGLPVAVMDATWITAVRTAAASAVAVKYMASPGAESLGIVGLGVQGRTHLLAIREVLRLRRVYVHDVIKQKVKAYIEEMSPQCPEAEIVPCEDYKCVTRNSDVVVTATYIVERPKRFIALKDLREEFLAIPVDYDAAFEEDVARAVDVFVVDDKEQYLVTKGKEKYFKGYPDIVEFDMGDVVAGRAGDLRVKARKMALLMGIASHDVVVAKLIYDKAIKRGVGVKLPL; via the coding sequence TTGGAACTTCTCTACCTCAGTAGGAGGGATGTTGAATCGCTGAATATCTCCTATAACGAAGTCATCAACGCCGTCGAGCTGTCATTTAAACTCAAAGGTGAGGGTAAGGTTCAGTTGCCTCCCAAACCTGGAGTTAATCCCAGGCCTAATTCCTTCATTCACGCTATGCCTGCCTACGTGGGCGAAGTAGACGTTGTTGGTGTGAAGTGGGTTTCAGGGTACCTCGGAAACCCGGCAAGGGGTCTACCCTACATCAACGCGATACTCATATTAAATGACCCGGAAACAGGGCTTCCAGTAGCTGTAATGGATGCCACCTGGATAACGGCGGTGAGGACAGCAGCTGCCTCAGCTGTAGCGGTAAAGTACATGGCGTCACCGGGAGCAGAATCTCTCGGTATAGTAGGCCTCGGCGTTCAGGGAAGAACACATTTACTCGCAATAAGGGAGGTCTTAAGACTGAGGCGGGTCTACGTACATGACGTTATTAAACAGAAAGTTAAAGCTTACATTGAAGAGATGTCGCCTCAGTGCCCCGAAGCCGAGATTGTGCCGTGTGAAGACTACAAGTGCGTGACACGGAACTCCGATGTAGTTGTAACGGCTACGTACATCGTTGAAAGGCCTAAGAGGTTTATTGCACTTAAAGACCTAAGGGAAGAATTTCTAGCTATACCAGTAGATTACGATGCGGCCTTCGAGGAGGATGTTGCACGCGCAGTAGACGTCTTCGTGGTAGACGACAAGGAGCAGTATTTAGTGACCAAGGGCAAGGAAAAGTACTTTAAGGGGTACCCGGACATCGTTGAGTTCGACATGGGGGACGTCGTAGCGGGTAGAGCGGGTGATTTGAGGGTTAAGGCTAGAAAAATGGCGTTACTCATGGGGATAGCTTCACACGACGTTGTAGTGGCCAAGCTCATATACGATAAAGCAATCAAACGTGGTGTAGGTGTGAAACTCCCACTTTAA
- a CDS encoding RsmD family RNA methyltransferase, translating to MLEERRYAFNPIKGYWITSFLLKGLENRSGCFEATLDLGLSRSTVCIEGRALRVDGVSLDLDNIAPSEEDRVVIYETARDVAYEVARYTPTSFYKLKAVALDKAPTLEINGIHMHRITGVDPWKDALLKVRAAGITRNNFVLDTCMGLGYTAIASLMRGAKWVYTFEVDENVVWIAERNPWSRKLGSTNVSIFLGDVVEYVHSLPDAYFDRVIHDPPRFTKSTGSLYGLEFYRELYRVMKPRGKLFHYTGEPHRHGGPSILKGIKRRLEEAGLRVLYYDEDALGYVAVKYY from the coding sequence GTGCTGGAAGAGCGCAGGTACGCGTTCAACCCCATCAAGGGGTACTGGATCACCTCCTTCCTATTAAAGGGCCTAGAAAATAGAAGCGGGTGTTTTGAGGCAACCCTAGATCTCGGTTTGAGCAGGAGCACGGTATGTATCGAAGGAAGAGCTCTTAGAGTAGACGGCGTCTCCTTGGACCTGGACAATATTGCACCGAGCGAAGAGGACAGGGTAGTTATCTACGAGACTGCTCGAGACGTAGCCTACGAGGTGGCCCGTTACACACCTACGAGCTTCTACAAGCTCAAAGCGGTAGCACTTGATAAAGCGCCTACACTGGAAATTAATGGCATACACATGCACAGAATAACTGGCGTAGACCCGTGGAAAGATGCTCTCCTGAAAGTACGCGCGGCGGGAATTACACGGAACAACTTCGTCCTAGACACGTGTATGGGTTTAGGTTATACGGCCATTGCCTCGCTAATGCGCGGCGCTAAATGGGTTTACACTTTCGAAGTCGACGAGAACGTCGTGTGGATTGCCGAAAGAAACCCGTGGAGCCGGAAACTTGGGAGCACAAACGTCAGCATCTTCCTCGGAGATGTAGTAGAGTACGTACACTCATTACCCGACGCCTACTTCGATAGGGTGATTCACGATCCCCCACGCTTCACTAAATCGACCGGTAGTTTATACGGTTTGGAGTTTTACAGAGAGCTGTACAGGGTCATGAAGCCGAGGGGAAAGCTCTTCCACTACACTGGTGAACCACACAGGCACGGGGGTCCAAGCATATTAAAAGGCATCAAGAGAAGGCTCGAGGAGGCCGGTTTACGAGTACTCTACTATGATGAGGATGCCCTAGGATACGTGGCCGTGAAGTACTACTGA
- a CDS encoding metal ABC transporter permease: protein MNTLTLVLALLLLLSLTYVLPADPLRVLAYVFMGLALSSISTLTYYRRLEFLAAEAVHVSLLAVTLGTLLEYYTGLTYMAYAVITGLLPVYATAIMIRRGFSQEKASAVIVSLTSALSVITIHYALTSAPVRYSLSGLILGDPLLLTRVDAVTALAISLGLFIVVTLTFQEVVETSIDAESASLLGIRVRLYDFVAYTAIGVASVGLLKLAGYVMEHVLLLLPAITASSYSTGVKAHYMNTVLLGTSLTALGYALSYVLNTAPTGLTGILLFVVLVIGHVKRGV from the coding sequence ATGAATACGTTAACACTTGTACTTGCCCTGCTACTACTGTTATCGTTAACGTACGTACTGCCCGCTGACCCGTTAAGAGTCCTTGCATACGTGTTCATGGGCCTCGCGCTGAGCTCCATTAGCACACTCACGTATTACAGAAGGCTGGAATTCCTGGCGGCTGAAGCGGTTCACGTGAGCTTGCTGGCCGTGACGCTTGGCACGTTACTAGAGTACTATACAGGGTTAACTTACATGGCCTACGCAGTGATAACCGGGCTACTACCGGTATACGCTACCGCGATAATGATCAGGCGCGGCTTCTCGCAAGAAAAGGCCTCCGCGGTAATCGTATCGCTGACATCCGCGCTCTCGGTCATTACCATACATTATGCCTTGACCAGCGCACCCGTAAGGTACTCCCTTTCAGGGCTCATACTCGGAGATCCGCTACTTCTAACACGCGTGGATGCGGTAACAGCGCTGGCAATCTCATTGGGGCTCTTCATAGTTGTTACCCTTACATTCCAGGAAGTCGTGGAGACGAGCATAGACGCGGAATCGGCTTCACTACTAGGCATTCGGGTAAGGCTTTACGACTTTGTAGCGTACACGGCCATAGGTGTGGCATCTGTAGGCTTGCTGAAGCTTGCAGGCTACGTTATGGAACACGTACTACTGCTACTACCAGCTATCACGGCCTCTTCCTACTCTACTGGCGTGAAGGCGCACTACATGAACACGGTTTTACTGGGTACATCTCTCACGGCCCTTGGCTACGCGCTCTCATACGTATTAAACACGGCCCCTACAGGATTAACTGGAATACTGCTCTTCGTCGTGCTCGTTATAGGGCACGTAAAGAGGGGGGTTTAA
- a CDS encoding ATP-binding cassette domain-containing protein: protein MLDSLTVKRGGKVVLSNLSAVMEGPGLYQVMGPNGSGKTTLLLTILGSIRPVSGKAYIEAPVPKSGGRAIAYMPQSYSIPRDAPITVYEFVEGPLKLERPWPRVLKGVSGRLVEEALELVRVQRSLWREKLSNLSSGILQRVFLARILVTSAQILLLDEPFSNIDPEGKVEMAELVGRLSREKLVIVTSHDPILLLEYTKKILLLGHGYYAYGGVGEILRYEVLSKFYKKCAMELEKHVHVADWH, encoded by the coding sequence GTGCTGGATTCTTTGACGGTTAAGCGAGGCGGTAAAGTAGTACTAAGTAATCTAAGCGCCGTGATGGAGGGGCCTGGACTCTACCAAGTCATGGGACCAAACGGTTCGGGGAAGACAACGCTATTACTAACAATACTCGGTAGTATCAGGCCTGTTTCAGGTAAAGCCTACATCGAAGCACCAGTACCTAAAAGCGGTGGCCGTGCCATTGCGTACATGCCCCAGTCATATAGCATTCCACGCGACGCACCTATAACGGTGTACGAGTTTGTAGAGGGCCCATTAAAACTCGAGAGGCCGTGGCCGCGGGTTTTGAAAGGGGTTTCTGGGAGGTTAGTTGAGGAGGCATTAGAGCTCGTGAGGGTGCAAAGATCTCTTTGGAGGGAGAAGCTGTCCAATCTTTCTAGCGGAATACTACAGCGCGTTTTCTTGGCGAGAATACTTGTAACTAGTGCTCAGATACTTCTCCTTGATGAGCCCTTTTCGAACATAGATCCCGAAGGAAAAGTCGAAATGGCCGAACTCGTAGGTAGGCTATCTCGTGAAAAGCTAGTAATAGTGACAAGCCATGACCCCATACTCCTGTTAGAGTACACCAAGAAGATATTGTTATTGGGCCACGGATATTACGCTTATGGAGGTGTAGGCGAGATCTTGAGGTATGAGGTTCTGAGTAAATTCTATAAGAAGTGCGCCATGGAATTAGAAAAACACGTACACGTCGCGGACTGGCACTAA
- a CDS encoding zinc ABC transporter substrate-binding protein, with the protein MRSLIIMLLLLIMVAQTACKPVHARDNGLQPVIVVTFSHLKPDVELLLCNGVVYALVPPSIDPHDYQLKPSDIEVLRRADVIVSTGHTHFELEIRNLVKQGELSAKLVDLSSTPEVKLLVNPVTKQPNYHLPVRDPVNYLVFMSALARVLAEADPNNEKCYYGRFHGLAERLAREILVYRNQFNGSVVADGPHVQYCAEWLGLRVAWIVKPEEGVQVTPENVEKAKELIKSGGVVAVFVTKPKVLPESRLLVELAEEYGVPVVEVYSPTSSVGVYDSLLDVVMQVKELNLTTTVTLKPVAGDKGSWLAYLYYIVPVVASFTVGFIAGILVNRARRW; encoded by the coding sequence GTGAGGTCATTGATTATAATGCTACTATTATTAATAATGGTTGCGCAGACCGCGTGCAAGCCCGTTCACGCCCGAGACAACGGGCTTCAACCGGTAATCGTGGTAACGTTCAGCCACTTGAAGCCAGATGTAGAACTGCTTCTGTGTAATGGGGTGGTGTATGCATTGGTCCCCCCCAGCATAGATCCTCACGACTACCAGCTGAAGCCCAGTGATATTGAGGTATTGAGGAGAGCAGATGTCATCGTATCAACGGGTCATACGCATTTTGAGCTTGAAATACGCAACCTGGTAAAGCAAGGTGAACTTAGTGCCAAGCTCGTAGACCTATCCTCGACCCCGGAAGTCAAGTTACTTGTTAACCCCGTCACGAAACAACCGAACTACCACCTACCCGTAAGGGACCCGGTGAACTACCTAGTATTCATGAGCGCCCTCGCCCGTGTTCTGGCCGAAGCCGATCCCAATAACGAGAAATGCTATTACGGTAGATTTCACGGCCTCGCAGAGAGGCTGGCAAGGGAAATACTAGTCTATAGAAACCAGTTCAACGGGAGCGTGGTGGCTGATGGCCCTCACGTACAGTACTGTGCGGAGTGGCTCGGGCTTAGAGTTGCCTGGATCGTGAAACCCGAAGAAGGTGTTCAAGTAACGCCCGAGAACGTCGAAAAGGCTAAAGAGCTAATTAAAAGTGGGGGTGTAGTGGCAGTGTTCGTGACTAAGCCTAAGGTGTTGCCAGAGTCACGACTTCTCGTGGAGCTGGCTGAAGAGTATGGTGTGCCAGTAGTAGAGGTATATAGCCCGACAAGCAGTGTAGGTGTATACGACTCTCTGCTAGACGTGGTAATGCAGGTAAAGGAGTTGAACCTAACGACCACGGTCACGTTGAAGCCCGTGGCCGGGGACAAAGGTAGCTGGCTGGCGTATCTGTATTACATCGTTCCCGTAGTTGCATCTTTTACCGTAGGCTTCATCGCCGGAATACTGGTAAATAGGGCTAGGAGGTGGTGA
- a CDS encoding CopG family transcriptional regulator: MTSKKRFGISIPINVVNQLEKVVISTGKDRSSIVTKALEEYLHEDLHGEIEHPCSGIIVYFGELALSGIKGEELRALVKSLCTVKLSGGYVTVLFVEGSFKHITLLRESLSKEAKKAELTRYIPLYCSYRR, encoded by the coding sequence GTGACGAGCAAGAAGAGGTTCGGTATCAGCATACCTATAAACGTAGTTAATCAATTGGAGAAAGTAGTGATATCGACTGGTAAGGACAGGTCGAGTATCGTCACAAAAGCCCTCGAAGAGTACCTTCACGAGGACCTTCACGGCGAAATCGAGCACCCATGTTCTGGGATCATTGTGTACTTCGGTGAACTAGCACTTAGTGGTATTAAAGGAGAAGAGCTGAGAGCCCTGGTTAAATCGCTATGTACAGTTAAATTAAGTGGAGGATATGTAACGGTGCTCTTCGTTGAGGGGTCATTTAAGCACATAACCTTGTTGAGAGAGTCTCTTTCGAAAGAAGCTAAGAAAGCGGAGTTGACGAGGTACATCCCACTGTACTGCTCTTATAGGAGGTAG